ACACGTGGAAGAGACACAGCTGTACATCATAGAGAATACTGCaaatattatttttaaaatgttctttgtttgtCACTTTTTTatgcagagagaggaagaattAGCTAAAGAAATGGCACAAGCAGAGCAAATAAAGCAAGAGAGAGAGATAGTCGCACAGAAAGAGGACGCAGAGCGCCAAGCAAGGAAAAAGGTTTGTTAGCTTGAAAATTTTTCTGACACAAAAGTTGGATTTGTGGGCATCTAttcataaagacataaagaatGATAACACAGAAAGTTATATCTTTTTTTCAAGACGCAGAAATTTTCATCTTAATTTTACAaagctgtcttttttttccagcgACTTGAGGAGATCATGCGGAGGACCAGAAGAACAGATTCTCCAGATACGGTGAGTTTTAATGATAATGTTTTTCAAAACAGTACACTGCCTCGGGTCTCTTATGATGCACATCCAACATCAGCTAATAAAAGGCACACAGCTCGTCCTGGACTAAAAGGATGAATCCCTTTTCATCTTAAAGAAATCTGTACCAGCGAGGATCCTCCCAACTGAAGCCCGACCAAAGGAAAACACAGAGCCTGCAAACAACGGAACTGCAGGAGATGCCGTCAAGCTGCCCGTGGGCACTAAAACCACACAGCTGGGGTTGAACCATGAAGACGATGTGGTACCTGTCGTGGCCTTCAAAGAGCGCAGGTCTCTCAGAGCACTGTCAGGCCTGGAAGAAATCCAAACCCACCAACGAGCAGGTGAGGAACAACCGACATGTCATTGGAGGGCACATATCCTCAGGGTGGGACAACTAAACCAACAACAGTCCAATCCTTTGTGATGCTTCTCCCCGATTAGCTGCACACTCCTCATAATCAAGATCATTCATACATGGCTGATTATTATGGTTGTCAGtttaattcatttgatttattttacacAAAATTCACAAAATGTAATCTCAAGTCACTTTGAAACAAGAGTATAAACAAGTTCAAGGGTGTggtgtgtggtggttggcaccgtcccctcacagcaagaaggttctggttctctctgggtactccggcgtCATTGCACAGTCCAAAGACATGGACGTGGAAACAAACGTTTCCAAGCCAATGAAACCAACAGACTGTACAGaatatttgtttaatttaaatcccccgtcctgagcatACATGCGGTGTTGAGTAGACAGCTACAGGATGAGTCCTCctgcagaaccagactcagtaaGAGCGGCCATCTGCCTCTATTAGTTACCTGCtgtttgagagaaaaaaagaaaagagaggtaATACGCAAAGTAAATTACAACAATAATGGTATGTATGTTTATGGAGAGTAAAAAGACCCGGGTGAGGAAGGTGCATCgtgggaggtcccccagcagtctcgACCAAAGGGTTAATTGTAATTTTTgccaaaaaaggaaagttttaagcttaATCTTGGTAAAAGTAGAGAGAGTGTATGCATTCTGAAATCAAACAAGTGAGGGGTCTTATAACTTAAGGCTCCCCCTCATTTTCATCTTTTAGAAACTAGGCACCACAAGCAAGTCTGAGAGCGAAGAGCTCATTCAGTGAAATGTTGAACTATAAGGTCTTTAAGTTAAGATGGAGCATGGTCATTAACTGCTTGATACGCGAAGACAACCATTGTTCATTCTATTCCGGAGTTTACAGGTAGCTAATTAAGAGAAGTTAAATATGGCCGCTCCTGCCAGTTCTCGTCAGAACCCtcgctgcagcattttggatcagctgggaGCTTTTTAAGGAATTTTTTAGGATGGCCCAATAATCCACACGTCTCttttatttgatctattttGTTATGTACCTATTACAAGAGCATACATTTGATTACAATTGATTctgcagcaatatcatttctgtTTGGAGATTAACAGAGTATGACcaaattaaactgaattgaataacAGAGAAATGCAATAGTCTAGtcttgaggtaaaaaaaaatggatggcctagtttttctgcatcactctgagactcaATGCTCCCAATTTTGGGAGTATCACCCAGTTGAAAAACAGTGGTCTTAGAAAGTTGTTTGTGTGCAATAAAGGACATATCCTGGTCAGCAATAACTCCAAGTCTCCTCTTTATACTGGAAGACAAGGTAACGCCACCCAGAGAAAGTGTATCAGTAAACAGTGTCTTGCATCCAGCAACAAACTCGGTGTTGTCTGAAACATATAATAAGCGAAAACTAAATATCAGGTTTCCCACCCTTGCAATTTCCTTGTGAAGCCTATGATGAACTGCATAGAGCAGCATGTGTATGCAGGTGTTCTGTTCTTTAAGTGCTGAAAAATCCTTTTCCGATGTCCTTTGTCTTTCTGTGTCGCATCGTTTAGAAGTCATCTGAGCACCTGCCGACTGGTCAGCCATTCAAAGACTTCGTTGGAGAGCTACgatgtgtctgtgaaacacAAGAGTTACGGCAGCACAGCCATTTTCCTGCCCTTCAGCACCTTGAAAGAGCATGTAAAATTATAGCCTTGTCTCTCGGTGAGGACGTCAGCATTTGGTCACTTTTCTGTGTGTAACCACTGGCACAAATATTAAGCAAGCTACATATTAACCCTCTCAGTACAGCAGGGTTCTAACCTAATTTTGACTATCGAAAAGCGCTGTAGATCTAGCTGGTACTGATAGCTTGTTGGCAAACGCAGTTAATCAGATATGGAGAGTGTTGCCTCTGTGAAATACTAGATATAGCCAATTCTAACAATCACAACTTGTGCAATGCTTTTTGCTTATTCCTGATATCTTTTCCTATCTACGCACTTTGCTTTCCTCAGTTTTGTCACTGTGGAATTAGAATAGGCAAGTCACGGTTTTCAATAAGAACAGAGTTTAGTGTGTTATTGAGATGTAACTTGCTGCATTCCTATCTTAATCACAGATTTTGTAAATCGTAGCAATCACATATTTtgaagctgctgcaggaatATGGTTTCCAAAGATTTgctctgattttttttgtgtgcctgtgtgtgtgttcgtgtgtgtgaTTTTAGAGGTTACACTGCACAAAGCATTTCTTGCACGGGACGTCGCTTTGATATTGTTCAATCACCTCACAAAGCAAAGCCTTAGGCCTGTAGTTTAAATGAGTTTATTAtgataaaagcattaaaaaaaaaatgttgatctAGCTTAAGTACTGCTTATGACTATCACAAGTTAGCTTGTTACaaatgtccaaaaacatgccatATTTGATTAAAGTTGATACTATGCCACAACTCTGCCCTCTTTTCCATTTCATTTAGCATATGTAAGCAAAGTTATAAAAAACACAGTGCATGAATGCAAAAAAACACCTCATACACTCCACAGTATAAACTGATAAAGTCAAGAGTTAACCGAAgatagagagggagggagagtcATTGGGAGCAGCTGCCTGGTTTCCTCTGCCTGCACATGCACCTTCCAGAACTGAACATCCAGCTCACTGTTCGCCAGCAGTGATGCAAAGTCTCCATCTACAGGTGAAAAGAGCAGAAAGCGGGCTTACTGTAGACTTCCCACATTACAATGTCTGATTGTTTAAGAAATTGCCTTGCAGTGTCTGATACATTTCCAATAAATAAAATGCCTTTATCTCTCAGTtgcaaaacaaatacaaacctCTCTTGAGCTTGACCATGGTATCTATGCCAAGCTGCTGGAATTCAATGCCTTCATTTTTGAGGAACAGCAACAGATACTTGGACATTGTAATGTAGTGAGGCCTCAGCAACTGGACGATCTCCTCTGTGCagaatgaaacaaaaaataaaaacataatccctccaaaacaaataaattgtTTCAGAGTCAGACTTTACACATAACAAGAAATTACCTGTCATTTCAAATCTGCTAATGATAGCTGCACAGTTGTAGGCCAACTGGGAACTTCCCGTTTGCTCAGCCAGCTTCACCAGTCTTGAAACTTGCTCCGGGGTGACTGTTGTGGACAGCTCAGTTCTAAGAAGATCTGAAACAGTAAAATGCAACATGCATGAGTGTGCCATGCACACTCCATAGCAAGCGACCAACACGTCAAACACTCATTATTTGAAGCCTAGGTCACTCACCCCAAGTCATCAGATGATGTAAGCATGATGTCACATGCTGCAACGTCTCATCTGACAAGGAGGAAGACAGAAGTGCCCGGAGGAGTGCTGATAAGCACAGACTTTCCATCACAGCCTAGATAACATTGGTACGGTTCAATGTAACATCGGAGTTTATCAATCTCAGGCAGGATGCTCAAAGTCAACAGACATCTGACACGAAACATTGAACTGTAGACTTGGTGTACCTGTTCATCCATGCAAGAACCACAGAGGTCGGTGATTATtttgcagctgtgtgtgatgATTACAGAAGTGGATCTAGGATTTAGAAGCAGCAGACAGATTTCTTCCAAAAATCCTTCATTCACCAGGATGTCCTTAGGTCCGACAGTGGGAAAATGTACATGGAGCCAGCAGATTATCAATTCATTCAAATCCCATGCACAGCtataaaacatacaaaaaatagTTAAAACTTTGTCAGTATCGTGATTCTTGTTTCTAGGGAAACATACATTGTTTGGTGGGTGTACAGACAGTGTAGACAAAAGGGTGAGGGCCGACTCTATCCACATCGGAGTCGAGGTTTTCAGCAGTGCCTTCAGAGGCAGCACGCAGTTGAGCTCCATCAGCTGTTCCTGGACTAGTACTACACATAAAAATGACAAACAGCATTCGCATCAGCTGCataattctctctctctctctctctctttttttgtttcaattACCGTTCTTTGATAGAATCTGCAGGCATCTGCAGGCTTGGGCTGAATtctaagaaaaacaggaacaaatATATATACCAGGAGTGCAGAGTCACCTTGAAATTTAGTCACCACCCACCTAAATTCACAATTACCTTTTGCACAGAAGAAGACATGAGCGTTAGAAGAGACTTTGCCAAATAATGACTCCCAATGCTAAGCAACTTTGGATGATGCTCCTGGATAGAAGCAATGCGGCACAGAGCTGTGCAGCTGTAAAACTGAACCTCTGAATCTGAGGACTGTAGCAGAAGAACCAAAACAGGGATGGCTCCGGCTTGACACAGAATCCTAGTTGACCAatctggaaaaaaagaagagaaagttTGTTCAGGCAGCACTGGAAGCACTTCAATACGTAAACAGTGACATTTTAAAGGAAACTATCCAACCTGATTGTGTGAGATGTAACAGAGCCCATGTTGCAATCTGCTGCACCTTTGGATCATAGGATTTTGCCAAAGCTAAAAGTGGTATGATTCCATCTGCTAAGAAAGCATCTCTATTTGACtctataaaaagaaagaaatcaagaGTAAGAGCAAGAATGAACAGGGACTGTAAGGCTGTTGCAACATGTCGTAACATTTTTGCAACATTTTTCATGTGGTACAGAGTGAGGTTTGTGGAGTGATTTGCACaattgcattaaaaaaagaattgaagaaaaaaaaagacttaaagtCTCTACAAACCTGAGGATGCCAGCATGGCAACACAGGCACAAGAGTGGCACTGAGCAGCAGGATCGCCAGACTGGAATAACTCCAGTATGGGCGCCAGCATCCCCATTTCAATCACCAACTCTTTACACACTGAAATCATATTTCACAGAGTAATTATGACCGTCTGATCCACATACACTATTTCAAGTGGAAGCAGTGTCAAACTGTAATGATTTTGCTGAACTGTACTGAGTACTGAATGAACAAACATGAATATTCTATTTGCATCCCACCATTATTCTTCACTAACAGATTGACCAAGGCGAGAGAAATCGTCTTTTGCACATCGAGGTCGGTTGATAAAAGAAGGGCCATGACTGGGTCAATGAAGGCACGTGGCAAAGGAGATGTCACTGTAACACACATTCACAGAAGGCACAGAAACTAATGTTAGTTAACCTTCCTTGTCCCCAGTTTTAGAATAAGCCATAATGATCTCCAagttaaacacaacaaaaagtAATTACGGAAAAAAGCCAAACTCTTAGAAATCAACATGATGTATTCAGTAACACATGTGCTGAAAGAGATATTTTCTGTCTTCTATTAAAAGCAACTACGCAGACGAAGGAATCCGTCAACCTCCTCCTGTGAGCAAGTTGTGTGGTCAACAATTTACATGCTTCTACATAACCTGTAGTGACTTTATCACTACTATGATCTAACAGGAACTTCTGAAGTACATGTCCGCCACATGAGCCATCGCCCTAGCCTCTAACAATTTATTATAAATGAGCATATTGTGGGACTtcaaagtgaaaatgtttcctttttcctttattttaaaTAGAAGCTCACATGTGAGTCTTTCAGTTGTGgaccctggaaaaaaaaatacagttgaAGATTTGCATGACGGCCTACTGGTCTTACCAGTTGGGGTACTTATCTCTCCTTTGAGTGAAGCGCAAACAACAGCACCATGTCATGTGCCACGGATCTTAAAAGTGCACTGCAATGATGGAAGTTGGTAATGACACAAAAATCTGTACTCACAGTGATGACTGATGTGTAAATAAGACATGGCTGCACACATTTGCAGATCATGGTTTTGTGAGGCTGCAAGTCTGCTGAGTGCTTGAAGGCTTCCCTGACTGAGAAGTTGAGTTTCATCATCTGGGAAAAGAATAATAAGTTAAAAGTGATTCAATTCTAAGATTTAGGAGTGTGTacaggatttttaaaaaaacgtcACCTCAAATTCTTGCATGTAATGATACCCTCAGCTTCATTTCTGAAGTTGTATCAGCTATTCAGCATTGAAAGTACATAAATGCCAAATGCCAAAAATTATCACAAAGCAAGTCTATAGACACGTTTCTGCTATACAACAACACTCTCCAAGAAGGAAATGAATGTCTAACTATATTCCTACCACACATGAGGGGTAATGACGACAAATCATGAGCCGTCCTCCTCTCAGGTGTGAAACAGGTGCACCGGACAATTTCTCTGAAAACTTCCCTGATTTTGTGCTCGAGCTCTCCCCAAAGTCTCCTCAAATGAGCTGCAAATTCCCTCAGCATTCGGGAGCAGCTGTCACAAAAGCCCGAAGCCATGTCGGCATCTTACACAAAATGTTATGACACTTGATTTATGAAAGCTGCTCAAAAACCCGCCTACTGATAGGTCACGTGACTGCGAAGCCAATACACTCATATTACAATTTATTATGATGGTTCTTCTACGCTATTCAGTCAGATTCTTTACTCAGTGTTTAttaaaaagcaaacatttttatTACCACAAAACATTAATTTACACTTGCATGTCTAAACGTTATTCTTAGAGGTGGTTTGGTGCTTAATCTTTGGCTATTCATCAATTTGGGCACATTAAAAGAACACCAACTCAAACTTGTAAAAATAGTTTGCTTGTAAGATCATTGAGCGCATAGTTACCtatcatagatagatagatagatagatagatagatagatagatagatagatagatagattaaattcaaaatcttACTGAGAGTTATTGAGAGGGAAATCTATGCTCCCTAGTCTCCAACATAAGCAAACGCATTACTGAGACTAAATAACACTTATCATACAAGTGGAGAGTTCAAAGAGGTCTATCTGCCTGGcagtcatttttatttaaatccataTACCACTATGCGTGCATTGTGTGCACAGCTCTCCATGATTTCACAacaaataatgaataaataaataaatacgaATAGAAAGCTTTGGGCGTGTTCAAACATAATAATACACTTTACAGCTAAACAAGAGGTTTGTTAGCCTGTTCGCGTCTTCGAAAGGGGTAACCTAATTTTTATAGGAGTTTGGGATTTATACGATAATTAAAATGGAGTTTGGAAAATCCGACTTTCCAAGCGTTTTGAAACGCAGCGCTTATGTTGTAGTTACGCACATTGCGTATTTACGTCTCTTGTGTTCTCTCAATCCATTGGTgaatttgttgtttgtttatctaCGCCACTAATAGGGTCGTCGAGCTCCGCCCTCACGTTATTCCTTGTTGACTTGGAAACCATCGAAAGCGTCGTCGGTATTGTTGGAGGACAGCACGAGCACTGCCGGGTATATTATGGCAGTTACCCACTACCATCTTCTTTTTTGAATACATTTGTGGATTTGAAGGCTCAGAGTATTTTCTGAGAAACTGGAATATTATGTATACAGGGTAGTGAATTACCAAAGCCAGTTAGCTACTATTAGCCCTTAGCAAACTAGCTGTTGAAGCAGCTAACTGTTAGCATCTCCAAAATGCTGCTCGTACATACATTATTTCATTCTCAGCTGGGCTGATGGCACATGAACCGTGATACAGATTTGTTCTAGTGTTTTAACACACATTGCCTAACGATAATGAAATGGCAAAATTAGCTAATTAGATTCTTGTCTTCATCACCCTGTGCAGAGTTAGTTGTGCAATTAAAACATTGTCCTTGTTTTGTATTTTCAGAATGAGAGCCATCATAGTGCCTGAGAATGCCAGCAGGTGGGTTTCCTGCTATCTTTCACCAAAACAGTGgttgtgcatgtgttttgattaaGTAAAATTGCAATGCCACTGTGTTGTAATGCTCTGATGTGAGGTGTGTAGTATTTAAATACTGTATCATTCCAGCAGATTGATATTATTTCAGAGTTGTGTTTGTGGCGCTACAGCatgttaaatacatttttagacTGTTGATTTGTTAGGTATATGAAAatgtttgatgttttgttgatcaTGTTTTGTATCTACATGTATTAAAGTACAAAACCCCCCAAAATAAACCAAACAGTTGATCTCAATTTAGCCATCCCAAAACCACTTTAGCAAAATGGGAAATAATTTAACTTTTTCCAGGTGAGAGTGAAGAGCGGGCCAAAACCCGGGAACGGTTTAACGAGGTGTTCAAGAAATATACAGAATCAGAGAAGAAAAAGTCGAAGAAGAAGAGCACTGAGACCAAAGAAACTATTGTGGTAGGTGTTTTACTTCTACAGTTCTACATTCAGTGGTGGGTATCGTCACATCAGACATGCAATATCTgaaagtttttttatttgtagtaGTTGCGAAAACATCAAACTAGCAGGAAATGTCTTAAAACCATTAATCAATCATACTTGTTGAACTGGTATTCTGTATCCAGCAGGAAAAGAATAAGAATCTTTCATTCCCTTTCTTCAAAATTTACTGATTAAACCATGCAAACCATATCTAATGGTTTAGATTTAATTGAGAAACACATACAGTATGctctctttcccttttttttagcttcacaATCTGAGGAGGAATCTCAACCTTGAGAAGGACACGGAAGATGATGAGAGCATCTTGCAGAACACATACGATCCCGAACAGGGCAGCCCTCGCTACACCAAGAATAAAAGGAGAGAGAAGGAAATAGCAGAAAAGGTCAACACCAACAGCGGCGGAAACCAAGAGGAGATTAAGTCATCAAAAGCTAAGAGGAAGAGTAACAGGGAGCTTCCCTCCCTCACTGTGCCTGAGGACTCCACAAGTTACATCCAGGACAGTGCAGATGTCTCCAAGGCTGAAAGTGCTGTGGATCAAGACGATGTTGGTGGTGGAAAGGAACCAAAACGGAAAAGTAAGAGGGGGAAGAGCAAAGGAAACACAAAggctgcagcagagagccaggTGGAGGATTCAGAGGATAAACTGCTGCATGAATACCAGCAACAGATAGAACAGGAAGAGGAAAggactttgaagaaaacaaggGACAAGCATGAAAACGAGAGCATTGTCTCACAGAATATCACCTTGAACAATGATATggggaagaagaaaaagaaaaagctgaaatCTGTCATCACAGAGTCCGATGTAGGGTGTGTATAGCTGTTTTTATTATAtggatatttttttgttttgttgtatcaagaaaaaaaatgtgacagacCAGTTTTAGCagcagtttcttttcttttttctccaccAGGGATCAAGATGAAGATGGAGTCCCAGATGCAGATGTGGAGAACGAAACAGAATCTaagggaa
This region of Odontesthes bonariensis isolate fOdoBon6 chromosome 17, fOdoBon6.hap1, whole genome shotgun sequence genomic DNA includes:
- the LOC142366579 gene encoding uncharacterized protein LOC142366579 — its product is MASGFCDSCSRMLREFAAHLRRLWGELEHKIREVFREIVRCTCFTPERRTAHDLSSLPLMCDDETQLLSQGSLQALSRLAASQNHDLQMCAAMSYLHISHHLTSPLPRAFIDPVMALLLSTDLDVQKTISLALVNLLVKNNVCKELVIEMGMLAPILELFQSGDPAAQCHSCACVAMLASSESNRDAFLADGIIPLLALAKSYDPKVQQIATWALLHLTQSDWSTRILCQAGAIPVLVLLLQSSDSEVQFYSCTALCRIASIQEHHPKLLSIGSHYLAKSLLTLMSSSVQKNSAQACRCLQILSKNVLVQEQLMELNCVLPLKALLKTSTPMWIESALTLLSTLSVHPPNNDILVNEGFLEEICLLLLNPRSTSVIITHSCKIITDLCGSCMDEQAVMESLCLSALLRALLSSSLSDETLQHVTSCLHHLMTWDLLRTELSTTVTPEQVSRLVKLAEQTGSSQLAYNCAAIISRFEMTEEIVQLLRPHYITMSKYLLLFLKNEGIEFQQLGIDTMVKLKRDGDFASLLANSELDVQFWKVHVQAEETRQLLPMTLPPSLSSVNS